From the genome of Turicibacter faecis, one region includes:
- a CDS encoding glycoside hydrolase family 13 protein gives MTEVARKWWKEGVGYQIYPKSFCDSNGDGIGDLQGIISKLDYLAHLGINIIWLCPVYQSPMDDNGYDVSDYYQIAKEFGSIEDFKILLNEAKKRGIKIVMDLVLNHTSDEHPWFVEARQSVDSPYRDYYIWQKGKTDEWGNETEPTNWASFFTPSCWEKDEQTNEYYMHIFSRKMPDLNWANDKMRESLYEMVKWWLELGIDGFRVDAVAHLDRDFSFTDSHMPSHGKYKEDWSKFSNMPLVHTYLKELNEKVLSHYDIFTVGEVGGGADVNEALKYAAYDSKELDMVFTFDHCWANNGYDSLNETWTNRVNLYDLKQVFKKWQLGLQNRAWNPLYWLNHDHPRVMSQYGEATHYHKESGKMLATSLLMMWGTPFIYNGEEIGMTNADHLTFDDYHDVSTIEKIKKLLGEGHPTELIERYIKVTSRDNARTPMQWDQTENGGFTTGTPWMKVNPNYQTINVASQLEDEDSLFNHYRRLIELRRFSDYKDIIVYGDYQLVGEHHPNVYAYVRTYGDRRLLIVSNFFEKPTTICLPDLTAKQMVISNYKDSSMHLPCLELRAYESIVFELV, from the coding sequence ATGACAGAAGTAGCACGTAAATGGTGGAAGGAAGGCGTAGGTTATCAAATCTATCCAAAAAGTTTTTGCGATAGTAATGGGGACGGAATTGGTGACTTACAAGGAATTATTAGTAAATTAGACTATTTAGCCCATTTAGGGATTAATATTATTTGGTTATGTCCTGTTTACCAATCACCAATGGATGATAACGGATACGATGTGTCAGATTATTATCAAATTGCAAAAGAATTTGGTAGTATTGAAGACTTTAAAATTTTATTAAATGAAGCTAAAAAGCGTGGAATTAAAATTGTAATGGACCTTGTATTAAATCATACGAGCGATGAACATCCTTGGTTCGTTGAGGCGCGTCAATCAGTAGATAGTCCATACCGTGATTATTACATTTGGCAAAAAGGGAAAACCGATGAGTGGGGAAATGAAACTGAGCCAACGAACTGGGCTTCATTTTTTACACCTTCATGTTGGGAAAAAGACGAACAAACCAACGAGTATTACATGCACATCTTCTCTCGTAAAATGCCAGACTTAAACTGGGCAAATGATAAGATGCGTGAATCATTATATGAAATGGTTAAATGGTGGTTAGAGTTAGGAATTGATGGCTTCCGTGTAGATGCTGTAGCCCATTTAGATCGCGACTTCTCATTTACTGATTCACATATGCCAAGTCATGGGAAATATAAAGAAGATTGGTCAAAATTCTCTAACATGCCACTTGTTCATACTTACTTAAAAGAGTTAAATGAAAAAGTGTTATCTCATTATGATATTTTTACAGTTGGTGAAGTTGGCGGAGGAGCGGATGTTAATGAGGCGCTTAAATACGCGGCGTATGATTCAAAAGAATTAGACATGGTATTTACGTTTGATCACTGCTGGGCAAACAATGGATATGACTCATTAAATGAAACATGGACTAATCGTGTGAACTTATATGACTTAAAACAAGTGTTTAAAAAATGGCAATTAGGATTACAAAATCGTGCTTGGAATCCACTTTATTGGTTAAACCACGATCATCCGCGTGTGATGTCACAATACGGTGAGGCAACACATTACCATAAAGAATCAGGAAAAATGTTAGCGACGTCATTATTAATGATGTGGGGAACACCATTTATCTATAACGGTGAGGAAATTGGGATGACAAACGCGGATCATTTAACATTTGATGATTATCATGATGTTTCGACAATTGAAAAAATTAAGAAATTATTAGGGGAAGGGCACCCAACGGAATTGATTGAACGTTATATTAAAGTGACTTCTCGTGATAATGCGCGAACACCAATGCAATGGGATCAAACGGAAAATGGTGGGTTTACAACGGGAACACCATGGATGAAAGTTAATCCAAATTATCAAACGATTAATGTGGCTTCACAATTAGAGGACGAAGATTCATTATTTAATCACTATCGCCGTTTAATTGAGTTAAGACGTTTTAGTGACTATAAAGATATCATCGTTTATGGGGATTACCAGTTAGTAGGTGAGCATCATCCAAATGTATACGCATATGTAAGAACATATGGGGATCGTCGATTATTAATCGTATCAAACTTCTTTGAAAAACCAACAACTATTTGTTTACCAGATTTAACAGCTAAACAAATGGTCATCTCAAACTATAAAGATTCATCAATGCATTTACCATGTTTAGAGTTAAGAGCTTATGAATCAATTGTTTTTGAATTAGTTTAA
- a CDS encoding IS701 family transposase, producing MFMDSIISDSNSIFKFLKQLDLDLFLSKPQFNHVNQFLNLMIQENYQGKISAVKHCHRTSFGRFLTDSPWDEEAISHQIQTYVLSCIYQRSYQTQQPIYVMVDDTTCVKTKPSSRATHPIQGCSWHFSHLHHQHVYGHQFVALMLQCEDLILPYQIIPYEKEKQSKIELVRRALMELPKPPYKGYVLADSWYTCEALLQTAKQVGFHYLGAIKTNRIILPKGYRPNGIQLKQFAKTLSLHDLDLVTVGSERYYTYLYKGRIRGGHVVQIILSWPQTAPLEEKALRCFMSHDLKMSAKQLLKHYTKRWPIEIFFREVKQNFGMGNYQIRTLQGIKRLMLMIQFVYLYLKRITLNNRCLGDSLRQCQRKQKQELVKLIYHKAQKGVELKTIFEELKIA from the coding sequence ATGTTCATGGATAGTATTATATCAGATTCAAATTCAATTTTCAAATTTTTAAAACAACTTGATTTAGATTTATTCTTATCTAAACCTCAGTTTAATCATGTTAACCAGTTTCTAAACTTGATGATTCAGGAAAATTATCAGGGGAAAATCTCTGCCGTTAAACACTGTCATCGGACAAGTTTTGGACGATTTTTAACGGATAGTCCTTGGGATGAGGAGGCGATCAGTCACCAGATTCAAACCTATGTTTTATCCTGTATCTATCAGCGTTCTTATCAAACTCAACAACCTATTTACGTGATGGTTGATGATACGACTTGTGTTAAAACTAAACCTTCGTCACGGGCAACACATCCTATTCAAGGATGTAGCTGGCACTTTTCTCATCTTCATCATCAACACGTTTATGGTCATCAATTTGTCGCCTTGATGCTTCAATGTGAGGATTTAATTCTTCCTTATCAAATCATTCCCTATGAAAAAGAGAAACAGAGTAAAATCGAACTCGTTCGAAGAGCTCTGATGGAATTACCCAAACCTCCCTATAAAGGCTATGTCTTAGCGGATAGTTGGTATACGTGTGAAGCTCTCCTTCAAACGGCTAAGCAAGTCGGGTTTCATTATTTAGGAGCGATTAAAACGAATCGAATCATTCTTCCTAAAGGTTACCGTCCCAACGGAATTCAACTGAAACAATTTGCGAAAACATTATCCCTTCATGATCTCGACTTAGTGACCGTCGGATCTGAGCGTTATTATACGTATCTATATAAGGGACGAATAAGAGGGGGACATGTCGTCCAAATCATTTTAAGTTGGCCCCAAACGGCTCCTTTGGAAGAAAAAGCTTTACGTTGTTTTATGAGTCATGATTTGAAAATGTCTGCCAAACAACTACTTAAACACTATACTAAACGTTGGCCTATTGAAATTTTCTTCCGAGAAGTGAAGCAAAATTTCGGAATGGGGAACTATCAAATTCGAACTTTACAAGGGATTAAACGATTGATGTTAATGATTCAATTCGTTTACCTTTATTTAAAACGAATAACGTTAAATAATCGTTGTTTGGGTGACAGTTTACGCCAGTGTCAACGAAAGCAAAAACAAGAATTAGTGAAATTAATTTATCATAAAGCTCAAAAAGGTGTGGAATTAAAAACCATTTTTGAAGAGTTGAAAATTGCATAG
- a CDS encoding type II toxin-antitoxin system PemK/MazF family toxin → MELPRLVQSKDIHRGKIFYVALPYTQGRPFRFVEKDGQYEDLYRIIERPDGFKGVFEPETGKRRSENLEVVTGIKLRPCIVIQKDQYNHNEKYPFVVVLPIATLTKEHKQRPIFKRLIEHNDLDQFYYLGNDCYITVNDPKRVYKNTLFYVEGRLKIEESDIDMDELMMRFAECLAVKKIRSE, encoded by the coding sequence ATGGAGCTCCCTCGACTTGTTCAAAGTAAAGATATTCATCGAGGGAAAATCTTTTATGTTGCCTTACCGTATACGCAGGGAAGACCGTTTCGGTTTGTTGAAAAGGACGGACAATACGAGGATTTGTATCGTATTATTGAGCGACCAGATGGATTTAAGGGGGTTTTTGAACCTGAGACCGGGAAGCGCCGTTCGGAAAATCTAGAAGTTGTAACAGGTATTAAATTACGCCCATGTATCGTCATTCAAAAAGATCAGTATAACCATAATGAGAAGTATCCATTTGTTGTCGTGTTACCCATTGCGACATTAACGAAGGAACATAAACAACGCCCGATTTTTAAGCGATTAATTGAGCATAATGATTTGGATCAATTCTATTATCTTGGAAATGATTGTTATATTACAGTCAATGATCCGAAACGTGTGTATAAAAATACGTTATTCTATGTTGAAGGACGTTTAAAAATTGAGGAAAGTGACATCGATATGGATGAATTAATGATGCGCTTTGCAGAATGCTTAGCCGTCAAAAAAATACGTTCTGAATAA
- the aspD gene encoding aspartate 4-decarboxylase, with protein MTAKKMLKRPEMKQLIEKVKMLSPFELKDEFIKMAQKSKELGTPKILNAGRGNPNWTAATPRQAFFSLGQFAVLESQLTWCEGDLAGMPQKEGAYERFLAYLAKHPDEYGMDLLKQVVEYGIDVHQFDPDEWVFELVDGIIGDNYPVPDRMLVQTERVVKDYLIKEMGGDSQTATHELFAVEGGTAAMCYIIDSLKSNYLLKPKDKIALFVPIFTPYLEIATLPSNEFEMVFIHASAVNEEGVPTWQYPKEELDKLKDTDIKLAFVVNPSNPPAVAMNEETLAYLEEIVTKHHPKLMIVTDDVYGTFCDGFKSLMITMPYHTLGVYSYSKYFGVTGWRLGLIALAKENVYNQLIKELSKEEQEKLVERYEALTTNPKEISFIDRLVADSRQVALNHTAGLSTPQQVQMAIFSVFALLDEKNRYKEQTKAICRHREQLIYQELKDYPYLENELNTAYYNKYDLLVWAKLKYGESFATYLKNERSALEFLFDLARRYGIVLLNGSGFEGPAWSIRVSLANLNDVDYTKIGQAINELFEEYANDWKNGQ; from the coding sequence ATGACAGCAAAGAAAATGTTAAAACGACCAGAGATGAAACAACTGATTGAAAAAGTAAAGATGTTAAGCCCATTTGAATTAAAGGATGAATTTATTAAAATGGCGCAGAAATCGAAGGAGTTGGGGACCCCGAAAATTTTAAATGCCGGACGTGGAAATCCGAACTGGACAGCGGCAACACCAAGGCAGGCCTTCTTTTCACTAGGACAATTTGCCGTTCTTGAGTCCCAATTAACATGGTGTGAAGGAGATTTGGCGGGAATGCCACAAAAAGAGGGAGCCTATGAACGCTTTTTGGCTTATCTTGCGAAGCACCCGGATGAATATGGGATGGATTTATTAAAACAGGTTGTAGAGTATGGAATTGATGTGCATCAATTTGATCCGGATGAATGGGTATTTGAGTTAGTAGATGGGATTATTGGTGATAATTATCCGGTTCCTGATCGTATGCTTGTCCAAACGGAGCGTGTGGTGAAGGACTATTTAATTAAGGAAATGGGGGGCGATTCTCAAACAGCGACGCATGAGTTATTTGCCGTTGAAGGTGGAACGGCAGCGATGTGTTATATCATCGACTCGTTAAAGTCAAATTATTTATTAAAACCAAAAGATAAGATTGCATTATTTGTTCCTATTTTTACTCCTTATCTTGAAATTGCAACGTTACCATCAAACGAATTTGAAATGGTGTTCATTCATGCCTCGGCGGTGAATGAGGAAGGGGTACCGACGTGGCAATATCCAAAAGAGGAGTTAGATAAATTAAAGGATACGGATATTAAGTTAGCGTTTGTCGTTAATCCAAGTAACCCACCTGCCGTCGCCATGAATGAGGAGACGCTTGCGTATTTAGAAGAAATCGTAACAAAGCATCACCCTAAATTAATGATTGTTACAGATGATGTTTATGGAACGTTTTGCGATGGATTTAAGTCATTGATGATTACGATGCCTTATCATACACTAGGTGTTTATTCTTACTCTAAATATTTTGGGGTGACAGGATGGCGTTTAGGTCTGATTGCACTAGCAAAAGAGAATGTTTATAATCAGTTGATTAAAGAATTAAGTAAGGAAGAACAAGAAAAGTTAGTAGAACGATATGAGGCGTTAACGACTAACCCGAAAGAGATCTCATTTATTGACCGTCTTGTAGCAGATAGTCGTCAAGTGGCGTTAAATCATACAGCGGGACTATCAACCCCTCAACAGGTTCAGATGGCTATTTTTTCAGTTTTTGCATTGCTTGATGAAAAAAATCGCTATAAAGAGCAAACGAAGGCGATTTGTCGCCATCGCGAGCAGTTAATTTATCAAGAGTTAAAGGATTATCCTTACTTAGAAAATGAATTAAATACGGCTTATTATAATAAGTATGATTTACTTGTCTGGGCGAAGTTAAAGTACGGGGAATCTTTTGCGACATATTTAAAAAACGAACGGAGTGCGCTTGAATTTTTATTTGACCTTGCACGACGCTATGGAATTGTCCTATTAAACGGGAGCGGGTTTGAAGGTCCTGCTTGGTCGATTCGTGTGTCACTGGCTAATTTAAATGACGTTGATTACACTAAAATTGGTCAGGCGATTAATGAGCTCTTCGAGGAGTACGCGAATGATTGGAAAAACGGGCAATAA
- the ybaK gene encoding Cys-tRNA(Pro) deacylase has translation MSKVKTNAMRWLDQHKIGYDVLAYEVKDGAVDGISVAAKVGRPVEVVFKTLVTRGASKAIYVFVIPVAKELDLKKAAKAVNEKKIELIAVNEINKLTGYIRGGCSPIGMKKSYPTLIDSTAMALPTFIVSAGKIGFQLELDPQVLSRLLDAQFLEVTMED, from the coding sequence GTGTCAAAGGTAAAAACAAATGCGATGAGATGGTTGGACCAACACAAAATTGGTTATGATGTACTGGCCTACGAGGTTAAAGATGGAGCTGTCGATGGGATTTCCGTGGCAGCGAAGGTGGGCCGCCCCGTAGAAGTTGTTTTTAAAACATTGGTGACAAGAGGGGCGAGTAAAGCTATTTATGTGTTTGTCATCCCCGTTGCTAAAGAGCTCGATTTAAAAAAGGCTGCTAAAGCGGTCAACGAGAAAAAAATTGAACTCATTGCTGTCAACGAAATCAATAAACTAACGGGCTATATCCGAGGTGGATGTTCACCTATTGGGATGAAGAAGTCTTATCCGACACTTATCGACTCGACGGCGATGGCGCTTCCGACCTTTATTGTAAGTGCCGGAAAAATCGGTTTTCAATTAGAGCTCGATCCACAGGTTCTAAGTCGACTATTAGATGCCCAGTTTCTAGAGGTGACGATGGAGGATTAA
- a CDS encoding DUF1294 domain-containing protein yields the protein MGWIFLLTVNCLGYALMAIDKRKACRGEWRISERSLFLCAFCFGSFGVYAGMHSCRHKTKHRSFQVWIPFLMAMQTWIILKLYTGSGLS from the coding sequence ATGGGTTGGATTTTTTTACTTACGGTTAACTGTTTAGGATATGCCCTCATGGCGATTGATAAGCGAAAAGCTTGTCGTGGGGAATGGAGAATAAGCGAGCGATCATTATTTTTGTGCGCGTTTTGCTTTGGGAGTTTTGGCGTTTATGCGGGGATGCACAGTTGTCGGCATAAGACAAAGCATCGATCGTTTCAAGTTTGGATTCCCTTTTTAATGGCGATGCAAACCTGGATCATCTTAAAATTGTATACAGGATCCGGCCTTAGTTAA
- a CDS encoding DUF3784 domain-containing protein, which produces MNMDGVAFYSCLSLAGLFFLLALLLMLLGEKGAILISGFNTWPKSKRDMYDKRKLVSDQARLLWIWAIILSMGAVLSYFISPYFGLVAFILWLILAFKDVHWDANRAFEKYRKSPHSEHKK; this is translated from the coding sequence ATGAATATGGATGGAGTAGCTTTTTATAGTTGTTTGTCGTTAGCGGGGCTATTTTTCCTTTTAGCACTACTTTTAATGTTACTAGGTGAAAAGGGTGCCATATTAATTAGTGGATTTAATACCTGGCCAAAGTCTAAGCGGGACATGTATGATAAACGGAAGTTAGTAAGCGATCAAGCTCGTTTATTATGGATTTGGGCGATTATTTTGAGTATGGGTGCCGTGTTATCCTATTTTATTTCACCCTATTTTGGGCTGGTAGCATTTATTTTATGGTTGATTCTAGCGTTTAAAGACGTTCATTGGGATGCTAATCGGGCCTTTGAAAAATATCGGAAATCACCTCATTCGGAACATAAAAAATAA
- a CDS encoding GNAT family N-acetyltransferase, with protein sequence MSSTIQISIAKPEDALELLHIYTYYILHTAITCECHLPSVEDFYTRIQQTLVAYPYLIIKQKDEILGFAYTSPFNKREACQWAVETSIYLKPNLQQRGLGTLLYEKIEQISRAQNITYLNACLTYTDQEDKRLPKTSYYFHLHRGFKQVAHFHDHAYKFHDWYDIIWMEKMIATPTTPPTPFIPFNKLDPTVIDAILMSK encoded by the coding sequence ATGAGCTCAACAATTCAAATCTCTATCGCTAAGCCTGAAGACGCTTTAGAATTACTTCATATCTATACTTATTATATTCTACATACAGCGATTACATGCGAATGTCATCTTCCATCCGTAGAAGATTTTTATACCCGAATTCAACAAACCTTAGTAGCTTATCCCTATCTGATCATCAAACAGAAAGATGAAATTTTAGGATTTGCCTATACGAGTCCCTTTAATAAACGTGAAGCTTGTCAATGGGCGGTAGAAACAAGTATCTACCTTAAACCCAATCTCCAACAACGCGGACTCGGAACCCTTCTTTATGAAAAAATTGAACAGATTTCTCGAGCACAAAACATCACTTATTTAAATGCTTGTCTCACGTATACGGATCAAGAAGATAAGCGACTCCCAAAAACGAGTTATTATTTTCACCTACACCGTGGCTTTAAACAAGTAGCTCATTTTCATGACCATGCCTATAAATTTCATGACTGGTACGACATCATCTGGATGGAAAAAATGATTGCCACCCCGACTACTCCTCCAACACCATTTATTCCATTTAATAAATTAGATCCAACTGTCATTGACGCGATATTAATGTCAAAATAA
- a CDS encoding GIY-YIG nuclease family protein: MHWVYIVECSDGTYYTGYTTDVKRRLKEHNESPKGAKYTRARRPVTLCYQASYETRKEACQREYQIKKMTRQQKIELIMSQSK; this comes from the coding sequence ATGCACTGGGTTTATATCGTTGAGTGCTCTGATGGGACTTATTATACGGGATATACAACGGATGTCAAGCGTCGGTTGAAAGAACATAATGAATCACCTAAGGGGGCGAAGTATACGCGGGCTCGACGGCCGGTGACCTTATGTTATCAAGCAAGTTATGAAACACGGAAAGAGGCTTGTCAGCGGGAATATCAGATAAAAAAGATGACGCGGCAACAGAAAATAGAGTTAATAATGTCTCAAAGCAAGTGA
- a CDS encoding Fur family transcriptional regulator — protein MKYSKQREMIHNCVKDNPCHLTADAIYEMLKKDHPNLSLGTVYRNLSQLAEHDMIKKVSIPGYPDRFDGTLEDHFHFICLECGEVKDLFIPELYGIDSVVEQSTGVDVSKCEMTFKGICEKCKSTKIV, from the coding sequence ATGAAATACTCTAAACAGCGTGAAATGATTCATAACTGTGTGAAGGATAATCCTTGTCACTTAACGGCGGATGCTATTTATGAAATGTTAAAAAAAGATCATCCAAATTTAAGTTTAGGAACGGTCTATCGCAATTTATCTCAGTTAGCAGAGCATGACATGATAAAAAAAGTGAGTATCCCAGGTTATCCGGATCGTTTTGATGGAACATTAGAGGATCACTTTCACTTTATTTGTTTAGAATGCGGTGAAGTAAAGGATTTATTTATTCCTGAATTGTATGGAATTGACTCGGTCGTGGAGCAATCAACGGGAGTTGATGTTTCAAAATGTGAAATGACCTTCAAAGGAATTTGTGAAAAATGTAAATCGACTAAAATAGTTTAA
- a CDS encoding SGNH/GDSL hydrolase family protein: MKKRSKWLLGAFGTLAITSAGYTIYRFSRRPKNRADRFKEEGNYKKIVACLGDSHTQGTMAHNFVDDLAKELGSEGYEFINAGVNGDLVYNALHRMGEVIDTHPDYIIILIGTNDILARLSKSNEIHFELKKHLPQKPTEDWFIRNLNQLLWELRQRTEAKIAILSLPLISEDENSVAFKTAVAYSHDIYKVAKIHGVTYLPLNECQLNYLQKSRPETKRSVVRSPFAYFMPSFKHYVLRKSWEDISNDAGLQLTIDTVHQNKVATAMIVKLVRSFLQTE; this comes from the coding sequence ATGAAAAAAAGATCAAAATGGTTGCTAGGTGCCTTTGGAACTTTGGCGATCACGAGTGCAGGATATACGATTTATCGCTTTAGCCGTCGTCCAAAAAATAGGGCAGATCGTTTTAAAGAGGAAGGGAATTATAAAAAAATCGTTGCCTGTTTGGGGGATAGCCATACTCAGGGGACGATGGCGCATAATTTTGTAGACGATTTAGCTAAGGAATTAGGTTCAGAAGGATACGAGTTTATTAATGCAGGGGTCAATGGGGATTTAGTTTATAATGCCTTGCATCGGATGGGGGAAGTGATTGATACGCATCCCGATTATATTATTATTTTGATTGGAACGAATGATATTTTGGCGCGCTTAAGTAAGTCAAATGAAATTCACTTTGAATTAAAAAAACATTTACCTCAAAAACCGACGGAGGATTGGTTTATACGTAATTTAAATCAATTGTTATGGGAATTGCGGCAACGAACAGAGGCAAAAATTGCTATTTTATCATTACCACTTATTAGCGAAGATGAAAATTCTGTTGCTTTTAAAACAGCGGTTGCGTATAGTCACGATATTTATAAAGTGGCGAAGATTCATGGAGTGACTTACCTTCCACTTAATGAATGTCAGTTGAACTATTTACAGAAAAGTCGTCCGGAAACGAAGCGTTCAGTCGTTCGTTCACCATTTGCGTATTTTATGCCGTCATTTAAACATTATGTTTTAAGAAAATCGTGGGAAGACATTTCAAACGATGCGGGGCTTCAACTCACGATTGATACGGTCCATCAAAATAAAGTAGCGACGGCAATGATTGTTAAATTAGTTCGTTCATTTTTACAAACCGAATAA